In Bradyrhizobium symbiodeficiens, the genomic stretch CCCATGATTGCCGCGACCTTGTCGTTGACAAGCAGCTTCTTGGCCTTCTCCGCGAAAGTCGGCCAGTCGCTGGCGCCGTCTTCCTGGATGAACTTGATCTTGCGACCGAGCACGCCGCCCATGGCGTTGATCTGCTCGATGGCGAGCTTTTCGGCCTCGATCGAGCCGGTCTCGGAGATGGCCATGGTGCCGGTCGCCGAGTGCAGGATGCCGACCGTCACCTCGGTGTCGGTGACCGCAAGGCCGGTGGTGTTGACCGCCGAAGTCGCCGGGGCCTGCGCAAATGACGCCCGCGGCAGCATCGTGATGGCGGGCACGGCGGCCATTCCCATCAATAGTTTGCGCCGGAGCGGCGACAAAAGGCCCTTGTTTGGTTCGTCTGACATGAGCACCCCACTTTTGTTCGAGAACACGCGATTGGTGCCGTGAGGATGGCTCGGATCCGGGTGGCGGAAGCATACGCAAGATCGCGTATACTGCACCGCAAAATGCCGACGTAGGCTTTGGTACGGAATTTGCGAGGGATCCAGGTCCGTATCGGAAGTGGGGTAAAGCGTGGCAGGGCGGCAGCGAATAGACCGCGTCAGGCGACAGTATAACCAATGGGTCGCCAACCAGACGCTGGAAGACTATGCGCTGCGCTTCACCGCCAAGAGCGCGCGGCGCTGGTCCGCCGCCCGGGTCGCCAACACGGCGCTGGGCGCGATTTCGTTCCTGGCGATGGAGGCGATCGGCGGTACCATCACCCTGAACTACGGCGTCACCAACGCGACTGCCGCCATCCTCGTGGTCTCCCTCATCATCTTCTGCTGCGGCGTGCCGATCGCCTATTATGCCGCGAAATGCGGCATCGACATCGACCTGCTCACGCGCGGCGCCGGCTTCGGCTACATCGGCTCGACCGTCACCTCCCTGATCTACGCCTCCTTCACATTCATTTTCTTTGCGATCGAAGCCGTAATCCTCGCCTCCGCGCTCGAGATGTGCTTCGGGATTCCGCGGCCGGTCGGCTATCTCATCAGCGCCGTCGTCATCATCCCGCTGGTGGCCTACGGCATCACGCTGATCAGCCGCTTCCAATTGTGGACGCAGCCGCTGTGGATCGTGCTCCACATCATTCCGTTCGCGGCGATCGCCTGGCACAACCCGCACTCCTTTACGGAGTGGCGCAAATTCTCGGGCGAGCACGGCGATCTCAACGGGCATTTCGACCTGCTACTGTTCGGGGTTGCGGCCTCGGTGGTGTTTTCGCTGGTGGCGCAGATCGGCGAGCAGGTCGACTTCCTGCGCTTCCTTCCGCGCGACCGCCGCGCGTCCAGGGCGTCCTGGTGGATAGCTATGATGAGCGCGGGCCCCGGATGGATCGTGCTTGGCGCCCTGAAACTGCTGGCGGGCTCGTTCCTCGCCTTCTTCGCGCTCAGCCATGGGGTGCCGCCCGAAGAGGCTGCCGAGCCGGCGCATATGTATCTCGAAGCGTTCCGCTACGTGCTGTCGCAGCCTGATCTCGCGCTGGCGCTGACCGGCACGTTCGTGATCCTGTCCCAGGTGAAGATCAACGTCACCAACGCCTATGCCGGCTCGATCGCCTGGTCGAACTTCTTCTCGCGCCTGACCCACAGCCATCCCGGCCGCGTCGTCTGGCTGGTCTTCAACGTGATCGTGGCGCTGCTGTTGATGGAGATCGGCGTCTACAAGGCACTCGAGCAAACCTTGGCGCTCTATTCCAACGTCGCGATCGCCTGGGTCGGGGCGCTGGTCGCCGATCTCGTCATCAACAAGCCGCTTGGCTTGCGGCCACAGCAGATCGAATTCAAGCGCGCGCATCTCTACGACGTCAATCCGGTCGGCGTGGGCGCGATGACGATCGCGACCATCGTCTCGATCAGCGCCTTTTACGGCCTGTTCGGGCCTACTGCGAAGGCGCTGTCAGCCTTCATCGCGCTCGCGGTTGCTTTCATCGTCGCGCCGTTGATTGCCTGGGCCACGGATGGCAAGTACTACATCGCGCGCAAGCCGAAGCGGAGCTGGCAGGACCTCGAGGCGATCCAGTGCTGCATCTGCGAGCACTCGTTCGAGCCGGAGGACATGGCCTCCTGCCCCGCTTACGCCGGACCGATTTGCTCCTTGTGCTGTTCGCTGGATGCCCGATGCCACGATCTCTGCAAGCCGCATGCGCGGATCCAGGCGCAGATATCGGAGACGCTGGGCAAGCTGATGCCGCAGCCGATCTACGCGCGCATCAATTCGCAACTCGGCCACTATGTCGGCGTGTTCGTGGTTTCCGCCGGTCTCGTCGCGCTGGTGCTGGGCCTGATCTATCTGCAGACCTCGGCAAGCGTGCATGGCGAGAACGCGCTCGTCTCCGACGTGCTCTGGAAGGTGTTCTTCTCGCTCAGCATCATCATCGGCGTGGTGGCTTGGCTGTTCGTGCTGGCACAGCAGAGCCGCCGCGCCGCCGAGGAGGAGACCCGAAGGCAGACCGCGCTGCTGATTCAGGAGATCGACGCGCACAAGCGCACGGACGCCGAGCTGCAGCGCGCCAAGGAGGTCGCCGAATCCGCCAACCTCGCCAAGAGCCGCTACGTGGTGGGCCTGAGCCACGAGCTTCGCTCGCCGCTGAACGCGATCAGCGGCTATGCCCAGCTCCTGGAGCAGGACACGACGCTGAACACCAAGCCGCGCGACCAGGTCCGCGTCGTCCGCCGTAGTGCCGATCACCTCTCCGGCCTGATCGACGGCATTCTGGACATCTCCAAGATCGAGGCCGGGCGGCTGTATCTGTCGCGCGACGAAGTGCGCCTCAGCGAGTTCCTCGATCAGCTGGTCGGCATGTTCCGCCTGCAGGCCGCCGCCAAGGGCATCGACTTCGTGTTCAGGCGGCCGGCGTATTTGCCGCTCGTGGTCTACGCCGATGAGAAGCGGCTGCGCCAGGTGCTGATCAATTTGCTCTCGAACGCCATCAAATTCACCCAGACCGGCAGCGTGCAGTTCGTCGTGCATTATCGCAGCCCCGTCGCGGAGTTCGAGGTGATCGACACCGGTCCCGGCATCCAGGGCGACGATCTCGAACGCATCTTCGCGCCGTTCGAGCGCGGTGCGCTCGGCGTTTCGCAGCCGCAAACCGGAACGGGACTCGGCCTGACCATCAGCCGACTGCTCGCCGGAGTGATGGGCGGCGACATCAAGGTCTTAAGCACCGTCGGCACCGGCTCGACGTTCAAGGTCAAGATCCTACTGTCGGAGGTCACCAATCCGCGGCGCATCGCGCCGGTGGAGGCGCCGATCTCCGGTTATCACGGCGCGCGCAAGACCATCCTCATCACCGACGACGATCCCGTGCATCGCGACCTCCTGCGCGAGGTGCTGACGCCGCTCGGCTTCATCCTGCTCAGCGCGCCCGACGGCCCCGGCTGCCTCGCGCTGGCTCAGCATTGCCGGCCCGATCTGTTTCTGCTCGACATCTCGATGCCTGCCATGGACGGCTGGGCTGTCGCCGAGGCCTTGCGGGCGAACGGCCATCACCAGGCCCGCATCCTGATGGTGTCGGCCAGCGCGATCGAGGCCCACGGCGCGCCGCTGGCGCAGCCCTTCCACGACGGCTATTTGATGAAGCCGATCGACATCCCGCGGCTGCTGGAGACGGTCCGCCAGCTCCTCAAGATCGAATGGCAATATGGCTCGGACGAGATTCCGGTGTCGTTCTGGCACCCCGAAAGCGGATCAAGGCCCCCGGCGCGGCATATCGAGGCCCTGATCGGGCTCGGCCAGATCGGCTACGTCAGGGGCATCCAGTTGAAGCTCGACGAGATCGGCAACGAGCATCCTGAACATGCCGATTTCGTCGCACAGATGCGGTCGCTCGTCGACCGCTTCGATCTCGACCAGTACATGGCCACATTGAAGACGTTGCATGCGCATGAACATTGAGTCGAAGAAGCGCGACGTCGCGCTCGTTGTCGATGACTCTCCCGAGACGCTGCGGCTGCTCACCGATGCGCTCGACGGCGCCGGCATGACGGTGATGGTGGCACTCGACGGCGCGGCGGCGATACGCATCATCGACCAGATCACGCCCGACATCGTTCTGCTCGATGCCATGATGCCCGGCATCGACGGCTTCGAGACCTGTCGCCGGCTCAAGCGCGATGCGGGCCTTGCCAATGTCCCCGTGATCTTCATGACGGGGCTCGCTGATACCGAGCATATCGTTCGTGGGCTCGAGGCCGGCGGCGTCGATTACGTGACGAAGCCGATCGTGATCGAGGAAATGCTGGCGCGCATCCGCGTCCATCTCGGCAATGCCCGCCTGACGCAGAGCGCGCGCGCCGCGCTCGACGTCTCCGGCCGTTTCCTGTTCGCGGTCGATCGCCAGGGCAATTTGCTGTGGGCAACGCCGCAGGCGCAGAAGCTGCTGTCCGATCATCACGGCGCGCAGGCCGACGACTTCGTCCTGCCGCCATCGCTGCTGCAATGGCTGGAGCAGGCCAAGGCCAAGGGCAGCTCGAAATCCCAAGCGGTTTCCTTGCCGGACAATCCGCAGCTTCGGCTCTATTACATGGGCGAAACCGCGCCGAACGAGTTTCTGCTGCGGCTCTCCAGGGAGTCCGGCACCGCGCTTCCCCCTGAATTCACCAGCGAGCTCGGCCTCACCACCCGCGAAGGCGAGGTGCTGGCCTGGCTCAGCAAGGGCAAGACCAACCGCGACATCGCGCAAATCCTGGGCCTCAGCCCGCGCACGGTCGACAAGCATCTCGAGCAGATCTACGCCAAGCTCGGCGTGGAGAACCGGACGGCAGCGGCGGCGATTGCGGCGAACGCGACGCGGAGGAATTCGTGAGCTGCCAAGAGTGAGTCGGGACGCCACCAATCCTGCAAACGGCGGAGTATGTGGCGAGCGCCGCCCGCCACACGACCCCTCACCTACAACGCCTCACCCGTAAACGAACGCCTTGTCATCCAGATCCGTCTTCGGGATCTCGTCCTTTTCGGTCCAGTAATCCTGGCTGTGCTGCCATTCCGGCTTGTCGCCGCGCTTGGGGAGCAGGTCCATGTTGCGCATCATGTAGCCGGGGTTGAAGTTTTCCGGATCGATCCAGGGCAGGATCGGCATGTTGTGGTCTTCGGCGCGCAAGCGCACCTCGACCTTCTTCTTGCCCTTCGCCTTCATATGGCCGAGCAACCGGCAGACGAAATCTGCGACCAGATCGACGCGAAGCGTCCAGCTGGCGCGGAAATAGCCGAACACCCAGACCATGTTCGGAACGCCCGTGAACATCATGCCGCGATAGGTGACGGTGTCGCCGAAGGCCAGCGGCTTGCCGTCGATCTCGAAGGCGATGTCGCCCAGCGCGGCGAGATTGAAGCCGGTCGCGGTGACGACGACATCGGCTTCCAGCAGCTTGCCGGATTTGAGCTGAATGCCGTTCTCGACGAAGCACTCGATCTCGTCGGTGACCACGGAGGCCTTGCCGCTGGCGATGCCCTTGAACAGATCGGCATCCGGCACGAAGGCGATGCGCTGCCGCCACGGCCGGTAGGTCGGCGTGAAATGCGTCTCGACGTCGTAGTCCGGACCGAGCACCGCGCTGATCTGACCGATCAGCTCCTTCTTTACCTGCTCGGGCTTGGACAGGCAGAGTTTGGTGAACGCATCCTGCTCGAACAATATCTTGCGCCGGACGATCTCGTGGATCCAGGCCTCGTCGACCTGAAGCCGGCGCAACTCCTCGGCGATCTCGATGGCGTTACGGCCGAGCCTAAAATAGGTCGGCGAACGCTGCAGCATGGTGACATGCGCGCACTTGTCCGCGATGTTCGGCACTAGCGTTGCCGCGGTGGCGCCCGAGCCGATCACGACGACCTTCTTGTTCGTGAGATCGAGATCGTCAGGCCAGGTCTGCGGGTGGACGATGCGGCCCTTGAAGCGATCGGCGCCCTTCCATTCCGGCGTGTAGCCTTCCGAATGACGGTAATAGCCCTGGCACATCCAGAGGAAGTTCGCTGTGAAGGTCCTGGCCTCGCCGGTGTCTGTCGTCACGGCCTCGATGGTCCAGAGATTCTGCTCGCTCGACCAGCCGGCGGAATTGATCTTGTGCTTGTAGCGGATGTGCCGCGCGATATCGTTCTCGTCGATCACCTCGTTCATATAGGCGAGGATTTCTGCGGCGGTCGCGATCGGCGGCCCCACCCAGGGCTTGAAGCTATAGCCGAAGGTATGGAGATCACTGTCCGAGCGGATGCCGGGATAGCGATGCGTGCTCCAGGTGCCGCCGAACGTCGCCTGCGTTTCCAGGATCACGTAGCTCGTACCCGGAAGCTGCTTGTCGATGTGATAGGCGCTGCCGATGCCGGAGATGCCGGCGCCGACGATCAGCACGTCGAAATGTTCAGAAGCCTGTTTGGCCGTGGCGTGACTGCGAACAGCGACATTCATTGTTGCTTCTATGCCTTGCTTGTTTTTGTGGCCGCCCTTGACGGACGACGCGTTTCCTCCGCGGCCGGCATGATCACCCACCGCGCTTCCCCTTCAAAATGACATAGATCAAGTCGCGGTCCAAATCACAGTGCCGCACCCCAGCTCCGCGCGGTCTGCACGATCCAGTCGCGATAGAGTGTGAGTGGCGTGACCCCGGTCAATCCGCCGCAGCCATCGCCGGCGTTCGGTCCCGTCGCCCAGCTGATGACCCCGACAAGCACGGCGCCGTTCGGCTTGTCCTCGAACACGGGACCACCGGAATCGCCGGTACAAGCTCCAATTCCGTCGCGAACACCGTTGGTTACGGGATCGACCAGGCGGATCTGAAGCGTGCCGGGCTGGCCCGTGACGACAAGGCCCGCGACGCGCGTGGCCCCGCCGCTCCTGCCATCACCGCGCACGGTGACCCCAGTACCGGCAATGACGAAACGGCTCCCGACCCGGATCGGAATGTTCGGCGTGCCGACTGGCACCGTCGATTTTCCCTTGAGTGGAATTTCCAGCTGCAACAGCGCCACGTCTGCACCGGCGCGATGCACCTGCGCTTTGTAGCCCGGATGGATCGC encodes the following:
- a CDS encoding hybrid sensor histidine kinase/response regulator, with the protein product MAGRQRIDRVRRQYNQWVANQTLEDYALRFTAKSARRWSAARVANTALGAISFLAMEAIGGTITLNYGVTNATAAILVVSLIIFCCGVPIAYYAAKCGIDIDLLTRGAGFGYIGSTVTSLIYASFTFIFFAIEAVILASALEMCFGIPRPVGYLISAVVIIPLVAYGITLISRFQLWTQPLWIVLHIIPFAAIAWHNPHSFTEWRKFSGEHGDLNGHFDLLLFGVAASVVFSLVAQIGEQVDFLRFLPRDRRASRASWWIAMMSAGPGWIVLGALKLLAGSFLAFFALSHGVPPEEAAEPAHMYLEAFRYVLSQPDLALALTGTFVILSQVKINVTNAYAGSIAWSNFFSRLTHSHPGRVVWLVFNVIVALLLMEIGVYKALEQTLALYSNVAIAWVGALVADLVINKPLGLRPQQIEFKRAHLYDVNPVGVGAMTIATIVSISAFYGLFGPTAKALSAFIALAVAFIVAPLIAWATDGKYYIARKPKRSWQDLEAIQCCICEHSFEPEDMASCPAYAGPICSLCCSLDARCHDLCKPHARIQAQISETLGKLMPQPIYARINSQLGHYVGVFVVSAGLVALVLGLIYLQTSASVHGENALVSDVLWKVFFSLSIIIGVVAWLFVLAQQSRRAAEEETRRQTALLIQEIDAHKRTDAELQRAKEVAESANLAKSRYVVGLSHELRSPLNAISGYAQLLEQDTTLNTKPRDQVRVVRRSADHLSGLIDGILDISKIEAGRLYLSRDEVRLSEFLDQLVGMFRLQAAAKGIDFVFRRPAYLPLVVYADEKRLRQVLINLLSNAIKFTQTGSVQFVVHYRSPVAEFEVIDTGPGIQGDDLERIFAPFERGALGVSQPQTGTGLGLTISRLLAGVMGGDIKVLSTVGTGSTFKVKILLSEVTNPRRIAPVEAPISGYHGARKTILITDDDPVHRDLLREVLTPLGFILLSAPDGPGCLALAQHCRPDLFLLDISMPAMDGWAVAEALRANGHHQARILMVSASAIEAHGAPLAQPFHDGYLMKPIDIPRLLETVRQLLKIEWQYGSDEIPVSFWHPESGSRPPARHIEALIGLGQIGYVRGIQLKLDEIGNEHPEHADFVAQMRSLVDRFDLDQYMATLKTLHAHEH
- a CDS encoding response regulator, which codes for MRMNIESKKRDVALVVDDSPETLRLLTDALDGAGMTVMVALDGAAAIRIIDQITPDIVLLDAMMPGIDGFETCRRLKRDAGLANVPVIFMTGLADTEHIVRGLEAGGVDYVTKPIVIEEMLARIRVHLGNARLTQSARAALDVSGRFLFAVDRQGNLLWATPQAQKLLSDHHGAQADDFVLPPSLLQWLEQAKAKGSSKSQAVSLPDNPQLRLYYMGETAPNEFLLRLSRESGTALPPEFTSELGLTTREGEVLAWLSKGKTNRDIAQILGLSPRTVDKHLEQIYAKLGVENRTAAAAIAANATRRNS
- a CDS encoding flavin-containing monooxygenase, producing the protein MNVAVRSHATAKQASEHFDVLIVGAGISGIGSAYHIDKQLPGTSYVILETQATFGGTWSTHRYPGIRSDSDLHTFGYSFKPWVGPPIATAAEILAYMNEVIDENDIARHIRYKHKINSAGWSSEQNLWTIEAVTTDTGEARTFTANFLWMCQGYYRHSEGYTPEWKGADRFKGRIVHPQTWPDDLDLTNKKVVVIGSGATAATLVPNIADKCAHVTMLQRSPTYFRLGRNAIEIAEELRRLQVDEAWIHEIVRRKILFEQDAFTKLCLSKPEQVKKELIGQISAVLGPDYDVETHFTPTYRPWRQRIAFVPDADLFKGIASGKASVVTDEIECFVENGIQLKSGKLLEADVVVTATGFNLAALGDIAFEIDGKPLAFGDTVTYRGMMFTGVPNMVWVFGYFRASWTLRVDLVADFVCRLLGHMKAKGKKKVEVRLRAEDHNMPILPWIDPENFNPGYMMRNMDLLPKRGDKPEWQHSQDYWTEKDEIPKTDLDDKAFVYG
- a CDS encoding S1 family peptidase — protein: MKKFATFITTALLLATPAHAIVGGGTPQTDGAARAVVTIVGSRGNSCTGTLIAPKIVLTGAHCVPPGADYKIVDRSGAEPQLLNVRTIAIHPGYKAQVHRAGADVALLQLEIPLKGKSTVPVGTPNIPIRVGSRFVIAGTGVTVRGDGRSGGATRVAGLVVTGQPGTLQIRLVDPVTNGVRDGIGACTGDSGGPVFEDKPNGAVLVGVISWATGPNAGDGCGGLTGVTPLTLYRDWIVQTARSWGAAL